A window of Streptobacillus canis genomic DNA:
TTGTTTGAAAAAGCAAAAGAATTTGCAACATTATTAATAAATGAATCAAATAAAGAGATACTGACTCATCCTGATGTTAGATATTATAATGAATTAAAAATAGATGATGTTAGAGATATAATCATAACATCTGTTGAGAGTCCTTATATTTCAGATAAAAAAATATATATAATTGATTCTATTGAAAATACAAAAAAAGAACCTTTAAATGCTTTATTAAAAGTAATTGAAGAACCTCCTAAGAATGTATATTTCATATTATTAACAAGAAGATTAGAAATATTAGAAACAATAAAATCTAGATCAATAATTTTAAATTTAAACTTGAATATTGATACAAAATTAATTGAAGATAATTTTTTTATGTTTAATTTGCTTGAGAACAATCTAGATTATTTAAATATTTATTTAGAAAATAAAGATAAAATAGATTTAGATTTGTATAAGGTAGATAACTTTGATAAAGTAATTAATTCAATAAAAAATTTTTTTGATGAAATAAATATATTCACGCTACTCTCATATCAAAATGCAATAGAGTATTTAGTAAAAGAAATTAGATTTAAAAAGGAAATAGAAGTAATTAAATTTAAAGACGAATTATTGTCGATTTTATTAGTATACAATGATAATAAAAAGAGTAGAGAAAGAGTAAAAACTTTCTTTCAAACATCAATTAATAAATATTCTAAATTAAAGAGAATAGAATACCTTGATGAATTAATAGAATATAAGTTAGCAATTAATTCTAATGTTAACTTAAAAGTGTTAGTCTTATTATTTATTATGACTTTATCAAAAAATTAAAGAAAATGGTGACGAAAATGTCTATAGGAATTTTTGACTCGGGTATGGGTGGTGTAACTGTATTGAATCAAATTAGAAAAGAATTTCCTGATGTAGAAATTCATTTTTTTGGAGATACAGCTAGATTACCATATGGAGAAAAAACAAAAGAACAAATAATACAATTTTCAAGTGAAATAGTTGAGTTTTTAAATAATAAAAATGTGGAACTAATAGTAGTTGCTTGTAACACAGCAACTTCACTAGCTCTTGAAGAATTGAAAGAAAAATATGATATAAATATTATTGGAGTAATTGAAGCTGGAGTTAATGGTGCCTTAAAAAATAATACAAAAAATATAGGCTTAATAGCTACTACAGCAACAGTGAACTCACATAAATATAGTGGTACAATTAATGAATTAAACTCTAATATAAAAGTAATAGAAAAAGCATGCCCATTATTTGTACCTATTATAGAAAATGGTAATATTTCTGGAGAAAAAGTAGAAAAATTAATTGAAGAATATGTTGGTGATTTAAATAGTGATATTGATACATTAATTTTAGGATGTACACATTATTCGATTTTAAAAGAATCAATTCATCATAAATATCCTAA
This region includes:
- the murI gene encoding glutamate racemase, whose protein sequence is MSIGIFDSGMGGVTVLNQIRKEFPDVEIHFFGDTARLPYGEKTKEQIIQFSSEIVEFLNNKNVELIVVACNTATSLALEELKEKYDINIIGVIEAGVNGALKNNTKNIGLIATTATVNSHKYSGTINELNSNIKVIEKACPLFVPIIENGNISGEKVEKLIEEYVGDLNSDIDTLILGCTHYSILKESIHHKYPNLNIIDPSIEIVNIIKSKKLIKNLHENGKTTFYVSGDKLQFKNNLKRIFDIETDNIFRVKGEE